In one window of Syngnathus typhle isolate RoL2023-S1 ecotype Sweden linkage group LG7, RoL_Styp_1.0, whole genome shotgun sequence DNA:
- the fam174b gene encoding membrane protein FAM174B, whose translation MATFYLALTLIAAAFWSVEGEPRSLPSLASPSNATSAAAASVNLLQHDDGGGDNGTRAAVGYPTSSVMTHLPTLKVIVICTCVLTGALITCLLFKVVRSGRRIRKTRKYDIITTPAERVEMAPLNDENDDEDDSTLFDVSYR comes from the exons ATGGCGACCTTCTATTTAGCTCTAACTTTAATCGCGGCGGCGTTCTGGAGCGTCGAAGGCGAGCCCCGAAGTCTGCCTTCTCTCGCCTCGCCCTCGAACGCGACCTCGGCCGCCGCGGCATCCGTTAACCTCCTCCAACATGATGACGGCGGCGGCGACAACGGCACCCGAGCGGCCGTCGGATACCCGACTTCTTCCGTCATGACGCATCTACCCACGCTCAAAGTCATCGTCATTTGCACCTGCGTGTTGACCGGGGCTCTCATCACCTGCCTGCTCTTCAAAGTGGTCAG ATCTGGGAGGAGAATCAGGAAAACCCGCAAGTATGACATCATCACGACCCCCGCAGAGCGAGTGGAGATGGCTCCCCTCAACGACGAAAACGACGACGAGGACGACTCGACTCTGTTTGACGTCAGTTACAG GTGA